A single Tachypleus tridentatus isolate NWPU-2018 chromosome 9, ASM421037v1, whole genome shotgun sequence DNA region contains:
- the LOC143224965 gene encoding uncharacterized protein LOC143224965: MSLPKSVYSVENFDPAPDDELLCSICQNVYCDPVECSCRHVFCRSCISSWLDIRKTCPICRKKTYVFDIKPVVPIVTNMISRLTMKCPNFTQGCDQKITLGSYLMHRKVCNHEIVECSNPECRKKMIRKKLEHHKFSDCKYRLITCPNDCGLQIPFMEKFQHNCVDELKKQLAEARKYIAENDVLKEEIKKLQTRLKEKENHPNDDSFQISDTFSPSTNNSEESETFDDFSSDYSDTFNSEFSQRSFSPMESSLSLPESPRHFTSENSDSQIHISEISYLGDPETQHSENLHIRPSRTSNSQEDLERQDAETTEQLINISNNLAPQTPSIVDVFSSTTEDVGENQNSSYPRNRFRRLVVSDSFFPCDSGTDNDPETLTRVAGDQHSEDQSDSPVRFRRRVLKRKAPIKSLSDSSDDSPDSNQEATCSSSYINESNFTENGNTYKEKPRNSSYSRCTNGLQKKSCKVGFTSGCFRETTVTQDISQDGRPSFEQEVCTFTELNTRRRRRNEANVSQENYMQTEPQQGNSLNNWSGENTRRIRKVRQDTVTQRKSEETHKTRSMGETSSCGVELLGTAAMLEAYSVEDDPEWVPPLETEELSDDITDDEWDTESEYEVEVPERTWDLIMRYVSAPSDDDEEWQPRRSRIHSEN; this comes from the exons ATGTCATTACCAAAATCAGTTTACAGTGTAGAGAATTTTGATCCAGCTCCAGATGATGAACTTTTATGTAGTATTTGTCAAAATGTTTACTGTGATCCAGTGGAATGCTCTTGTCGTCATGTTTTCTGCCGATCGTGTATCAGCTCCTGGCTAGATATCCGCAAAACATGCCCAATTTGCAGAAAGAAGACATATGTTTTTGATATCAAACCAGTTGTGCCTATTGTGACAAATATGATATCAAGGCTAACCATGAAGTGTCCAAATTTTACTCAAGGTTGTGATCAGAAAATTACACTTGGTAGCTACTTGATGCACAGGAAAGTCTGTAATCATGAGATTGTAGAATGTTCAAACCCAGAGTGTCGAAAGAAAATGATAAGGAAGAAACTTGAACATCACAAATTTAGTGATTGCAAGTATAGGTTGATAACATGCCCAAATGATTGTGGCTTACAGATTCCATTCATGGAGAAGTTTCAACACAATTGTGTTGATGAACTGAAAAAACAGTTAGCAG AGGCTCGAAAGTATATTGCTGAAAATGATGTCCtgaaggaagaaataaaaaaacttcaaacAAGGCTAAAGGAAAAGGAAAATCATCCAAATGAtgacagttttcaaatttcagaTACATTTTCTCCATCTACGAACAACTCTGAGGAAAGTGAAACATTTGATGATTTTTCTTCAGATTATTCAGATACCTTCAATAGTGAATTTTCTCAGAGATCTTTTTCTCCAATGGAATCCTCTTTATCTTTACCCGAATCTCCAAGACATTTTACAAGTGAGAACTCAGATTCACAGATCCACATATCAGAAATTTCATATTTAGGTGACCCAGAAACTCAACATTCTGAGAATCTTCACATCAGACCCTCCAGAACCAGCAATTCACAAGAAGATCTGGAGAGACAGGATGCAGAAACTACTGAACAGTTAATTAACATTTCTAATAATTTAGCTCCTCAGACTCCCAGCATCGTAGATGTATTTTCTTCTACCACAGAAGATGTGGGTGAGAATCAGAATTCTTCTTATCCTAGAAACAGATTTAGAAGACTTGTTGTTTCAGATTCTTTTTTCCCCTGTGATTCAGGTACTGATAATGATCCAGAAACTTTAACAAGGGTTGCAGGTGACCAACATTCTGAAGATCAAAGTGACAGTCCAGTTAGGTTTAGGAGGCGAGTTCTGAAGCGTAAAGCTCCTATTAAGTCTCTCTCTGATAGTTCTGATGACAGTCCAGATTCTAATCAGGAAGCCACATGTAGCAGTAGTTACattaatgaaagtaattttactgaaaatggAAACACTTATAAAGAAAAGCCAAGAAATTCTAGTTACAGTAGATGCACAAAtggattacaaaaaaaaagctgTAAAGTTGGTTTTACATCTGGATGCTTTAGAGAAACAACTGTTACTCAAGATATTTCTCAAGATGGAAGACCTTCCTTTGAGCAGGAAGTCTGTACTTTCACTGAACTTAACACAAGAAGGAGAAGAAGAAATGAAGCAAATGTAAGCCAAGAAAATTATATGCAGACTGAACCACAGCAAGGTAATTCATTGAATAACTGGTCTGGAGAGAATACAAGAAGAATTAGAAAAGTGAGACAAGACACTGTAACACAGAGAAAAAGTGAGGAGACACATAAAACTAGAAGTATGGGAGAAACTAGTTCATGTGGAGTTGAGCTGCTGGGAACTGCTGCTATGTTGGAAGCTTACAGTGTAGAAGATGATCCAGAATGGGTTCCTCCTTTGGAGACTGAAGAACTTAGTGATGACATCACAGATGATGAATGGGACACAGAATCAGAATACGAGGTGGAAGTGCCTGAAAGAACATGGGATTTGATAATGAG gTATGTCAGTGCTCCAAGCGATGATGATGAGGAATGGCAGCCGAGGAGATCACGCATTCATTCTGAAaactga